GAAATAAAAATCGACTTTTCTTGGggagaaattaaacttaaaaggCATTTATTGCATGTTCATTTATAACTACAGTTTTCCCGCGTAAAAACTGTGACTTGATATATTGGCAACACTTCATAAATTGTTGTGCAGcacttgggcagtggaaaggagagactttACTACTTGGTGGTAGAACTTGGAAtacttttatttctaacttTACGTTCTATTTATACTAGCCTATCTTTATGGTTACATTTCTTAATTGTTTATTTCTTATAACACCACCATGCGTGTGTTGTTATTCATCTCATCGATTGCTGCGATGAGACGAATCTCAACATAAATCACTTGGACTAACGCTTCGCTAGATTGTAAACAATCTTGTGTGAAATGCGCTGATCAGAGTGCCCAATATTGTTGAGAttcaacaaataacaaaaatgacaaaaattacaagaactacagaaattactaaaattacaacaaaaaaaacaaaaattacaacattcactaaaatatcaaaaatgatttttttttgtgttaaatgccgtttttaatttttttttgtttttcttgttttttttagatttgttcAAGATTTGAGAAATCTACTCCAAGTAaattgaaatcatgttttttcagTTACTCAACATAAgcctttttctttcaaaagtttttttgataTACGATACAGCTTAAAATAATTACGGCAGGAGGGCTTTTGACAGGATTTATTGTATTGTTCAGTAgatgacatttcaaaaaaataattgaaatttgttttctttttttttacatagcaaaaacaatgttcataTTAACAATAGCGGTTAAACAAGGAAAACAAACCCCGGTAATACCATGCTGCTTCTGGTCATCTTCAACGAAGCTAAGATCTCGGTGGTATTAAGAATATTTGTATTGCAAATAAAATGACATTGTTCAAATTGGTAattaaatacaataaaatttttacaaactttaTTCAGTCTGGTTTTCGATTAATCGGGACGAGTTCCTCATCGCGGCGCCACAATGCCGGTATGCTCCTCGATCCAGTCCAGATAGTGGGTAATGCGCGTGTTCACAGCGGCACGACCTCGATCGCACCCTCTAATGCCATCGAAGTGGAACGAATGAATACCAATCAGGAAAGTACGACCAGCTTCCTGAATAGTTACCGGACCACCTTCATCACCCTACAATAAAGATTTATGAATGTGCCATCCCAAAGTTTGATAGTTTACAAAACTCACATTACACGCTCCTCCTTCACTGGTCGATTTGCAAATGTGCTCATCGCGGATGAAGCTGTGCGTAATTCCACAGGCGAAGTTCGAAATGATGGATTCCTGAACGAAACTTAATCGCTCTACCGGAATCCGTTCGTTGTCTCGGTTCCCGGTATTACCCCAACCGGCTGTAGTTGCCATCCACCCGTTGAAGTTTGTGGCCATATCGGAATGCCTGGGCAGTTGCACCGGTCGGACGTGATCGTTGATGGTGGCGTCTCGGTTCATCGTCAGAATGGCAATATCATCGCGGTTCAACAGCGAGCTGAACCTCGGATGCGGTAGAATGTGCGAAACTCCGATGACCTGCTCGATGCTGGCCATCGAACTGGCTCCCAAAGCGATGGTCATCGTTTGAGGTTGACTGCGAAAAGTAGGCTGTGAGCTGTATTcgaggttcaaaattttgaaaagtcatagCTTACTTGTTGATGCAAGCAGCCGATGTTAAAACATGGCGTGCGGATATCAAGGCCCCACTGCAGAAGGAATGTCCGGATCCACCATGAATGAGGACACCGGCCGCCCAAGGAACTCGGGAGGGTTCGGCTTCGTGGCCATTGGAAATGGCACTGGCACTAGCTACCAGAAGCGCTAGCACAACGAGAATTAACTTGTTCATTCTGAAGTTGGTAGCGCACTAATTCGGCGGCTGTGAAATCGATTTGGTTTTAATCATCTGCTAATTTGAATGCCCAGGATCACCATGGGGGGTGATAAGCGGTTGAGCAATAAATCCACTTCAGGTACAAATCTACCCAAAAAGTGAGAATAAACTGATAACTTGGGTTTCCACCTGTGACGCTTGTTTTTGTTATTCCTCTAAATTgccaatgagaaaaaaaactaaaacacagGAACAGAAATCCCAAAGACCATTCAAATTAGGACTTTCGAGCTGTTGGCAGAACTTGCATTATGCTTTATTGTTGCGTTTCGCGTTAAAAACCTCAGAAGACAGTTTCTTAATTGAAAGTTTACTCATACATTGTTAAATGCAAAAATGGGCTGAGGCTGAGATTAACAACAATATCTAATCGAAGGATTGACTGTCGACAGCTGCAGTACCAAATCCGAACACCTAGCTGTTAGTTATTTCTGGACACCCACAAAGCTAACGTCCGTAGTGATGAAGCTCGTCTACGCTTTCCTATGGTTTGTGGCTTTCGCGGCTAAAGCGAGCGTCGCCATTAGCAGCACGGATCCGGAGACACAAATCAGCGGTGGTACCGATGCTGGACCGAACGAATTCCCTTTCGTGGTGGGACTACTGATTTCCGGAGAAGAAACCCACCAATTTTGTGCTGGGGTGCTGATTAGTCCTCGCCATGTTCTAACAACGGCCAACTGCGTTATCCGGTATATTGAGTTATTAAAGTAAATACAATCTAGTAGGCTGTTAACTTCAATTTTTACAGACAAACAACGCTAACGATAATGCTAGGTTCATCGGACATCACCCGAATGCAGCAGTTCATTCCGGTGATGAACATCCGAATTCACTGGAACCACAGCTCTACGTTTATCAACCGTGCCGATTTGGCCATTTTGACAATGGTTCGGGCCGCAAATTTGAACGATTCCGTTGCGGTAGCTCGACTTCCGAGACGATCTCAACTGGGTACGACATTCGAGGGTTTCGGTGCCACCCTCGTTGGCTGGGGTTACTCGGGCAATCGAGAGGATGAAACAATTCCGCTCCAGCATCTCCAGGTGGTGCGTAACCCGATCATCACGAATCGTTCCTGCAGCCTCTCCCATCGATTCATCACCGATGAGCACGTTTGCAGTGGAGGTGACAACGGTGGACCGTGTGACGTAAGTCTAGTTTGTTAAACATGGTTTCTTTAAttggttaaaaatattctctTCCCTAGGGTGATCAAGGAGGTCCGGTGATGATCACCGAAAATGGTGAACCCGTGGTGATTGCAATTCATTCGTTCCACTTTAGCGGTATCAGAGGGTGTGACAGGGGACGATCTTCGGTGCACACTCGGATCACCGAGCATTTTGATTGGATTGAAGAATTTTCCGATGCCGTGATAAGCGATTAGACGGTGCATATGGCTGCTTGTACTACTGACTTGTTGTTAGCTCACAATCTTATCAAATATTTATCTTGCCCTACTCAGTGGCAgttcaaagcaataaaaatattcttgaaaatcTATACCCACCAGTGTTTCTTTTAAAGTTGAAAGGATGCCTAGGTTCCTCATACTTCTGCTATTCGTGTGCATTGCGTCAGCAGTCTCACCACCCGAATCCAACGGAAGAATCAGCAATGGAGAAAACTCATCCCCCTACGACTTTCCTTCTGCTGTTGGGCTACTGATCTCCGGGACCTCGGACCATACCTTCTGCGGCGGAGTGTTGATTTCTACACGATTCATCCTAACTGCAGCCAGATGTGTTGTTGGTACAAATACGATCACTGTCCTAGCAGGAGCCAGCGATATGACGCGGATCGTTGATGTCATTCCGGTCCTGAACATTCCTTCGCACATTATCATCCATCCCAACTACAGTTCGTTTTTCAATCGAGACGATTTAGCAATAATTCAGCTGTCCCGCCCGATCGTAGCCAGTGATCTGGTTCAGATAGCGAATCTACCGAGACGATATCACGTACCCTTCACCTTCAACGGTTGGAACTCGACGATCGTCGGGTGGGGTAGTTCCGGAAACCGGGAAAACGAACCCCTCCCTCAGCAACATCTACAACACGCCCATGGTGAAATAATTTCCAACTTCGTTTGCGGACTGTCCCATTCGTTTGTGCGGGAAGGTCATGTTTGTACCGCGACCGAATTTGGTGGACCTTGTGATGTGAGCGTTTACTTTCAATTAATCTCCAtagcaaattgataaaaaaaaccatatttcaGGGTGACGAGGGTAGTCCCATCTATGCGGAGGTCGATGGTGAAAAGCTTGTGCTGGCCATACATTCGTTTCACTTTTCCGGTATCCGAGGGTGTGATCGGGGTAGATCGGCCGTCAATACCAGGCTGACCGAGTATTTGGATTGGATCGAACAGAATACCGATGTGGTGATTTTAAATTAGATAAATTCTAGAGTTCggtttgattaggtcgtatgtaccaatataaacaaaactgagttaTCTGCAGCAAACAATTGACAAAGATGTATTCTTATGGTCGGtataaatttggtttcatttgatcaatgaaGAACTTCaccaaattgatttgaattcaggacgTAAGTATAATAACTTTCTAATGtttgagtgcaatttggtttttgcgtcGTTATGCTGTGTATTGCTGGGATGCAAAAGGTCGCAAAATCAGATGAGTACAATAAGCTTCAATTTTCTCTTTGTGAATAgccagtagtttttttttcaatacagtggcagccaaaattgttgaaagttATGGATGCCTTTTCGCACATCTCGATCGGCCAGTGGCGCCTTAGTTTTTGCCCGGAAACGTCCAGGAGGATTCCCAACAGTCACATCCAGAGAGCAAAAATTCATTTCGATGGACCATAATACTTACGCATT
This sequence is a window from Uranotaenia lowii strain MFRU-FL chromosome 3, ASM2978415v1, whole genome shotgun sequence. Protein-coding genes within it:
- the LOC129758241 gene encoding serine protease 1-like translates to MNKLILVVLALLVASASAISNGHEAEPSRVPWAAGVLIHGGSGHSFCSGALISARHVLTSAACINNQPQTMTIALGASSMASIEQVIGVSHILPHPRFSSLLNRDDIAILTMNRDATINDHVRPVQLPRHSDMATNFNGWMATTAGWGNTGNRDNERIPVERLSFVQESIISNFACGITHSFIRDEHICKSTSEGGACNGDEGGPVTIQEAGRTFLIGIHSFHFDGIRGCDRGRAAVNTRITHYLDWIEEHTGIVAPR
- the LOC129758448 gene encoding brachyurin-like, which codes for MKLVYAFLWFVAFAAKASVAISSTDPETQISGGTDAGPNEFPFVVGLLISGEETHQFCAGVLISPRHVLTTANCVIRQTTLTIMLGSSDITRMQQFIPVMNIRIHWNHSSTFINRADLAILTMVRAANLNDSVAVARLPRRSQLGTTFEGFGATLVGWGYSGNREDETIPLQHLQVVRNPIITNRSCSLSHRFITDEHVCSGGDNGGPCDGDQGGPVMITENGEPVVIAIHSFHFSGIRGCDRGRSSVHTRITEHFDWIEEFSDAVISD
- the LOC129758501 gene encoding brachyurin-like, which produces MPRFLILLLFVCIASAVSPPESNGRISNGENSSPYDFPSAVGLLISGTSDHTFCGGVLISTRFILTAARCVVGTNTITVLAGASDMTRIVDVIPVLNIPSHIIIHPNYSSFFNRDDLAIIQLSRPIVASDLVQIANLPRRYHVPFTFNGWNSTIVGWGSSGNRENEPLPQQHLQHAHGEIISNFVCGLSHSFVREGHVCTATEFGGPCDGDEGSPIYAEVDGEKLVLAIHSFHFSGIRGCDRGRSAVNTRLTEYLDWIEQNTDVVILN